TACCTCCTAAGCTCGGTTGTGGAATTAGGCTCATGACATTGCTAATTGTGTGTCGTTTAGCGCTCCCATAAGGGTCTCCAAAATAACAGCCTTGACCTTTTCGGTACTTTCGCCGACGGTCGCGGTGTGTATCTCGAAGCGCTCGACAAGTTTGTCAATATTTACAGTTATGTTTCTTATTTTTCCGCCTCCGTCACTGCCGGATCCTTTGCCGCCTGTTCCACTCGCACCGCTCAGAGTGTTGCCGGTGGGGTTGACTTCCGGAACAGTCACCCCCGGAACCGTCGCACCGCTTCCGTTGGTTGTTGGCTTGTTTCCTTTGGGACTCTTTTTGCCCTCTTTTTGGGCGGACTCTGCCATTTCGGCATTGTAAGCCTCATTAAACGCCTGACCCACCTGTTTGCCGTAGTCACTGAAACCGGCTTTTAACTTTTTCAGGGCTGCATCTATTCCGGAGGGGGATAAATTGAACGCTGCTTTTATCAGGTCGCCGATTGCTCCAAAAGTGTTTTTAGCAAGTTCGCCGATACCGGTAAAACAAGCCTTGAACGCCGCCCATGTCCCTTTGAGCACTGCCCGGAATTTAGCCGACGTGTTCCAGAAGTAAGCACCTATCGCTATCAATGCAGCAATGGCCGCAGCTATCCAGCCAACAATCGGAATGCTCATAATTGCGACCGAAACGGCGCGACAAGCTGCCGAGGCAGTAGTGGCAAAAGTTCCGAAAGCTGTTGAAGCAATGCCGGAGAATGTGGCGGACGCTGTGCCACTCGTCACAAGTGACAATATGAGTGCGCCCAGACCTTTCAGAGCGTTAAAAACTCCTACGGTGGCAAATCGAATTAACCCTATTGTTGCGCGTCCCATATTACCGATAAAGCCCAGTGATACCATGTTGGTAGTTGAGAGTGTGCCGTTCATCAGCGCGAAGTTAACGCCGGCTGCACGAACCCAACCCACAACACTGCTCCACATACTTGCCCATTTGAGATTTTTAATTAACAGCATTAGTCTCCAGCCTGCTGTAAGTAATGGGGCAAGTTGAGCAATCGGCACAAGTGCAGAAGTCAGGACACCGCACCATAACGAAAAATCGCCGGTGGCTTGGAATATGGTAATTTTGAAGTCCTCAAATTGTTGGTTTACTCGTGCCTGTCGCTCGGCATAGCTGTCCATGACAATAGCGGCCTGCTCGGTCGCGCTGTTGGTTCCAGTTACGGCGGTCGTGAAGTCTTGCAGGCTTTCGGTGCCTTGTATAAGGGCACGGGCGGCGTTGGCATTTTCCACACCAAAGAATTTTGACAACAGCGCGGAGTCGTTAAGCATCGGTTTCAGCATCTCGAGGCGCTCTTTAAGGCTCTTGGAGTTGTCGCCCAGAGCCACAACATCAATGCCGGCCTTTTCAAGCTCCTCCCGTGCCTGCTTCTCGACGAAGCGGCCTTTGCTGAGCTGGCCCAGAACGTTTCGCAATGCGACACCTCCCTCGCTGGCTTTTTTGCCCGCCTTGTCAAGTACCTGGATTGCGGCGTTTGTTTCCTCGAAGCTCACATTTGCAGCCTTGGCAGCCATACCGCACTGCTGGAGCGCCGCGCTTATCGCCGGAAGTTCCGCCGATCCTGCCTGTCCGGCTGCCGCCATTACGTTCATCATGCGCGCCATTTCCCCGGCTGCCGCCGTCGGGTCCTCCATGCTCACCCCGTACTGGTTCATCGCCGTGGTAAGCACCTGAGCCGCCGCCACGCCGTCCCCGCCCATCAGCTTGCTGGTCGTCTGTATGCAGTCGCCCATCTCCCTGAGCGCGTCCGGGTATTTGCCCAGCTCCGGCGTCAGCTGCGAGAGCAGCAGTTTGTAACCCTCAACCGCCACGGCGGCGTCAGTGCCGAACGCCTTTGCGCTCTGCCGCGCGAATGTCTCGATCTGTTTCAGACCCTCGCCCGTAACGCCAGCAACAGCGCTTAAATCGTGCATCTGGCTGTCCAGCTTTATGCCCGCACTGCTCAGACCGCCTATTGCCTCGCTTAGGTTCCGCGCCATGTCCGTAGCGTATGAGAACGTGGCAAGCGACGCAGCAAAACTGCGCCCGCGACTTTCGGCGACCTCCGCCCTTGCGGAAAATTCGCCGGCCGCTGCGCTCATGCCGCTTATCTGCGCCACAAAATTGCCGCCTATCCTAAAAATGTAGTCAAATACGCTTGCCATGTCGTTTTTATTCGCTATATTTGTAGCACCTTACCAAAGTAACAAGACCATGTTTACCAAAATAATCATATCAGTTTTGGCCCTGCTGTGGAAACTCTTCGTAGTCCTTGGCTTTATCGGCTTGTTCATCTGGCTGTGGCGCGGGTTTCGGAGCATGGTTAAGGGCGACGGCCCTGGCTCGCTGCCCTGGCTTTAGGGCTTCTCTCCGAACAATGACGCGATAAGTTCTGCCCGGTTCCGGTTCCTCCATCGCTCCAGCCATAGTGCCTCGCAGTAGAGCCGCGCCCATTCCTCCTCCGTCTCAATCTTTTCAATATCAATGTGCAGGTTAGCCCGGATCAGGGCGCACCCCTTGGCGAAGCCGTCCTCCTCGTCAGACTCCGCCAGTGTGTGCGCCTCTACAAGTTTTTTATTAGACCCTGGAAGCCGTTGAGCACTTCACCCAACTTCTTT
This genomic stretch from Duncaniella freteri harbors:
- a CDS encoding phage tail tape measure protein → MASVFDYIFRIGGNFVAQISGMSAAAGEFSARAEVAESRGRSFAASLATFSYATDMARNLSEAIGGLSSAGIKLDSQMHDLSAVAGVTGEGLKQIETFARQSAKAFGTDAAVAVEGYKLLLSQLTPELGKYPDALREMGDCIQTTSKLMGGDGVAAAQVLTTAMNQYGVSMEDPTAAAGEMARMMNVMAAAGQAGSAELPAISAALQQCGMAAKAANVSFEETNAAIQVLDKAGKKASEGGVALRNVLGQLSKGRFVEKQAREELEKAGIDVVALGDNSKSLKERLEMLKPMLNDSALLSKFFGVENANAARALIQGTESLQDFTTAVTGTNSATEQAAIVMDSYAERQARVNQQFEDFKITIFQATGDFSLWCGVLTSALVPIAQLAPLLTAGWRLMLLIKNLKWASMWSSVVGWVRAAGVNFALMNGTLSTTNMVSLGFIGNMGRATIGLIRFATVGVFNALKGLGALILSLVTSGTASATFSGIASTAFGTFATTASAACRAVSVAIMSIPIVGWIAAAIAALIAIGAYFWNTSAKFRAVLKGTWAAFKACFTGIGELAKNTFGAIGDLIKAAFNLSPSGIDAALKKLKAGFSDYGKQVGQAFNEAYNAEMAESAQKEGKKSPKGNKPTTNGSGATVPGVTVPEVNPTGNTLSGASGTGGKGSGSDGGGKIRNITVNIDKLVERFEIHTATVGESTEKVKAVILETLMGALNDTQLAMS